The Altererythrobacter sp. CAU 1644 genome has a window encoding:
- a CDS encoding DUF3035 domain-containing protein produces MRILKSTLVLGAASMLLAGCGGTGIFNRDRPDEFAVQRQAPLVVPPDFNLVPPAPGAPRPAEGTTQEQALEALFGGPAPRSQVETSALDRAGSAEPGIRSTVGDPGTNTVAKGGVTRDIIAAPEGDGQSAQAVIPG; encoded by the coding sequence ATGCGAATTCTGAAATCCACCCTCGTCCTCGGCGCCGCCAGCATGTTGCTGGCAGGTTGCGGTGGCACCGGCATCTTCAACCGTGACCGCCCCGACGAGTTCGCTGTGCAGCGGCAGGCCCCGCTGGTGGTTCCGCCCGATTTCAACCTCGTCCCGCCCGCGCCCGGCGCGCCGCGTCCGGCCGAAGGCACCACGCAGGAACAGGCACTCGAAGCCCTGTTCGGCGGCCCCGCCCCGCGCAGCCAGGTCGAAACCAGCGCGCTCGACCGTGCCGGCTCGGCCGAACCGGGGATCCGTTCGACCGTCGGCGACCCCGGCACCAATACCGTCGCCAAAGGCGGCGTGACGCGCGATATCATCGCCGCTCCCGAAGGTGACGGACAGTCGGCCCAGGCCGTGATCCCGGGCTAA
- the lspA gene encoding signal peptidase II — protein sequence MNGLLTRNRVIGLAIAGVIFALDQLVKWWVIGPLKLREVGKIDLLPFFDLTYTENRGVSLGLLQATSMEMRWALVAITALIALVVLVWMLREKALGDIAGLGLILGGALGNIIDRYYLGYVIDYADFHIGDFRPFLIFNIADAAITIGVLIILARSFFVSDKDTANEQAGTQPAES from the coding sequence ATGAACGGACTCCTGACCCGCAATCGCGTGATCGGACTGGCGATTGCCGGCGTGATCTTCGCGCTCGACCAACTGGTCAAATGGTGGGTGATCGGCCCGCTCAAGCTGCGCGAGGTCGGCAAGATCGACCTGCTGCCGTTCTTCGACCTGACCTACACGGAAAATCGCGGGGTCTCGCTCGGGCTGCTCCAGGCAACCTCGATGGAGATGCGGTGGGCGCTGGTCGCTATCACAGCGCTGATCGCACTGGTGGTGCTGGTGTGGATGCTGCGCGAGAAGGCGCTGGGCGATATCGCCGGGCTGGGCCTGATCCTGGGCGGGGCGCTCGGCAATATCATCGATCGCTATTACCTTGGCTACGTCATCGACTATGCCGACTTCCATATCGGGGATTTCCGCCCCTTCCTCATTTTCAATATCGCCGATGCCGCTATCACCATCGGCGTCCTGATAATCCTTGCCCGTTCGTTCTTCGTAAGCGACAAGGACACGGCAAACGAACAGGCGGGCACGCAGCCCGCGGAGAGCTGA